In Toxoplasma gondii ME49 chromosome X, whole genome shotgun sequence, a single genomic region encodes these proteins:
- a CDS encoding hypothetical protein (encoded by transcript TGME49_225120), protein MASRSALHDDLSEDDFLQRRPRKRTWGRTFSVSKTRTGPWGKALKVGTVAILGAAALGIAAKLGHSAAQIYRRQQSETPGGVIGTDPYGNRPPGQAGSPPPSFRSQAEADAAFFSDPLIRETMDSQLPSSSLRRVNEEAYEGNFVSASSAAPAWWLPEEEQNEPIPVVPLPDFSWMLRYVPQRVFDAVNTVNRWIDARERIPVRQDREFGERNQNVGERGLNWSSSLYNVIGPPLKFSPVTW, encoded by the exons ATGGCAAGCAGAAGCGCGCTACATGATGATTTATCTGAAGACGAttttcttcagagacgcCCTCGGAAGAGGACGTGGGGAAG GACGTTTTCGGTTTCGAAAACAAGGACAGGCCCGTGGGGAAAGGCTCTCAAAGTGGGGACCGTGGCTATTCTGGGAGCCGCTGCCCTCGGGATAGCAGCGAAACTTGGCCACAGTGCGGCACAGATAT ACAGAAGACA ACAGTCC GAAACCCCAGGAGGCGTAATTGGTACCGACCCATACGGG AATCGACCACCTGGCCAAGCCGGTTCCCCCCCACCTTCG TTTCGGAGTCAGGCCGAAGCCGATGCAGCATTTTTTAGTGACCCTCTCATACGG GAGACAATGGACTCCCAGTTACCGTCCTCTTCTCTACGACGTGTTAATGAAGAGGCATATGAAGGAAATTTCGTGTCAGCGTCTTCCGCGGCCCCTGCTTGGTGGCTTCCG gaagaggaacaaaATGAGCCCATTCCCGTGGTTCCCTTGCCTGACTTTAGCTGGATGCTA AGATACGTGCCTCAGCGGGTATTCGACGCTGTGAACACCGTCAATAGA TGGATCGATGCAAGAGAGAGGATCCCAGTTAGGCAGGATAGAGAGTTTGGCGAGAG AAATCAGAATGTAGGAGAGCGAGGGTTAAACTGGTCATCTTCGTTGTACAATGTGATTGGTCCACCGTTAAAGTTCTCGCCTGTCACGTGGTAG
- the AP2X2 gene encoding AP2 domain transcription factor AP2X-2 (encoded by transcript TGME49_225110), translating to MEASLSRCPTSPGESETERQGELQVVRKGFAAQGRHPGKGEASAPLGSPSTARKPEEAGGATCDAGEDVGARGVVGRSEDERLNRGDSRQELAEGELGGRAQSDDKGRRSKRRRRADNEERRAPCEAAEFSESLEAFLLGGPEPEGDESVAARPVHSKGVSGVVANAATHTQGSTHGFRRRSAYRSSCTSLEANGGGTTGGSKPFRSFSPDCGLASTTVGSSVAASPEGWSVSTTPVPGAGARATGAPNFGSACSMTPASRSRVPSPVGSPPAGQASFDGFLRSPSGEDRGLSPSRPDDCDSVSSGTDSAQNALREELQTMLSLGLLYLKRERDGEDTADLAAHLAAVAGRSKEPRGGEDCLSPNRTQTRPTSSLAEDEATPSGKLPGAAGHQVSPVSPERELPATRSSRGDRTRARAKGTHMGWPRGAEGDEAGTVEADRPKAKGGEEAAEDAETRERRRPGENGKDDAGVVGTAEKRLGVHYSRYDRSWVARYTQGGRVLKKYFSTKVYGHELAREKAVAARLEMEQQAQSSASATSGATTASSPSSEKAPITCQDGDAPSFSSSGKLAGVCALSSGASGSLGSGAEAQGPASSGSAAVDVSPGGVTPVAVAHAYGSASPSWVFCPYGQAPSAVASRSLSPYPFSTPPFCGFAPFSSPTGPCTPAPPLWCSYTSSACAAVGQPVGGSRGRSVSPERPQNVAAEKSEASQTFGQADEAVPTTCVTPYGWITFTPFPPRHESSRLAREDVKRRRREDPKDRGEDAQRNETAGQRLLEGRASLSAAEKGKGAVVEGGEGCRVCTLRGSERARTPQAVSLGSSASLAFPCHGFAGAACRACKAEPGSGEQRVCEQGASSGWPVEGEKSGTAHSKRRPSGTELPFEVWPTGFPGAGPVVPNAFPSLPFSPFPYFFLPSFQSVDFLSAPSAHFPHQVCSVPAALGLHGRAPLGRSASSDRPAWMRCSPSEDSSEDVQVDGDGGGEGAERLEAFERERRDSRVAERLVETVEVETETEVEKEKEVAVAPAETEEEIKAEQSEEGRVYRPRLDSRRIELRPGGRKKPSRRTPVSEPEGPLRVAPSAADREAGQETEEDWRDTVGCSENREDGVERLKLPQWPREAAGSDNLSAEEDKSDNACKRGYVVHRAHPAAGCQAASLLGVCLSSPVGRSPPGCLHAHSPCPFASPVPCSFLPPSPVGSNVLFPALFPGGVHPGPVFPAHLPLFSPVAGFAGAGAGAPAGPSGFSFGCSQSPRPNA from the exons ATGGAGGCCAGCCTCAGTAGATGCCCCACGTCTCCgggggagagcgagacggagagacagggagagctTCAAGTCGTGCGAAAGGGCTTCGCGGCTCAGGGAAGACACCCGGGGAAGGGGGAGGCGAGTGCACCTCTCGGCAGTCCCAGCACAGCGAGAAAGCCTGAAGAGGCTGGAGGCGCCACATGCGACGCAGGGGAGGACGTAGGAGCGCGAGGGGTCGTGGggaggagcgaagacgagagactcAACCGGGGTGACAGTCGGCAGGAGCTGGCAGAGGGTGAACTCGGGGGGAGGGCACAGAGCGACGAcaagggaaggcgaagcaagaggcgacgcagggccgacaacgaggagagacgcgcgccCTGTGAAGCGGCAGAGTTCTCTGAATCGCTCGAagccttccttctcggtgGGCCAGAGccggaaggagacgagagcgtTGCGGCGAGACCGGTGCATTCGAAGGGAGTGTCTGGGGTAGTCGCGAATGCTGCCACTCACACACAAGGCAGCACACACGGCTTTCGGAGGAGGTCTGCATACAGATCGAGTTGTACCAGCCTCGAGGCGAACGGCGGGGGCACTACGGGAGGTTCGAAGCCATTCaggtccttctctccagactGCGGCCTGGCCTCCACAACGGTCGGGTCGAGTGTCGCCGCATCTCCTGAGGGGTGGAGTGTCTCCACGACTCCAGTGCCAGGCGCCGGTGCCCGCGCGACTGGAGCTCCAAACTTCGGCTCAGCCTGCTCGATGACGCCCGCCTCGCGGTCGCGAGTTCCCTCACCTGTGGGCTCGCCCCCTGCCGGCCAGGCGAGCTTCGACGGCTTCTTGCGAAGCCCCTCTGGAGAGGACCGAGGCCTCTCGCCCTCCCGACCGGACGACTGCGATTCGGTGAGCTCAGGCACCGACTCTGCCCAGAATGCTCTCCGCGAAGAACTACAGACGATGCTCAGTCTGGGCCTCCTCTACTTGAAGCGGGAgcgcgacggcgaagacACAGCAGATCTCGCGGCCCACCTCGCGGCTGTGGCcgggagaagcaaagagcCGAGGGGTGGCGAGGACTGTCTGTCTCCAAATCGTACTCAGACGCGCCCAACCTCCTCGCTCGCCGAGGACGAGGCGACGCCGTCTGGTAAGCTGCCGGGCGCTGCGGGGCACCAAgtgtctccagtgtctccggAGCGCGAGCTCCCAGCCACTCGAAGCTCCCGCGGTGACAGAACGCGCGCTCGCGCCAAGGGCACACATATGGGGTGGCCGCGAGGGGCCGAGGGCGACGAGGCGGGGACCGTCGAGGCTGACAGACCAAAGGCGAAGggcggcgaggaggcagccGAGGATGCGGAGACACGCGAGCGGAGGCGACCTGGCGAAAACGGAAAAGATGACGCAGGCGTTGTTggaactgcagagaaacgcctcGGCGTTCATTACAGCCGCTACGACCGCTCATGGGTCGCCCGGTACACACAAG GAGGGCGCGTTCTGAAGAAGTACTTCTCCACCAAGGTGTACGGACACGAGCTCGCCCGGGAGAAGGCCGTTGCGGCGCGACTGGAGATGGAGCAGCAGGCGCAGTCGAGCGCGTCGGCAACCTCGGGGGCCACGACGGCCTCTTCGCCATcaagcgagaaggcgccaATCACATGCCAAGACGGAGACGCTCCGTCGTTCAGCTCTTCTGGAAAGCTCGCAGGTGTGTGCGCGTTGTCCTCCGGCGCGTCTGGCTCGCTTGGGTCGGGGGCGGAGGCCCAGGGTCCTGCGTCGAGCGGCTCGGCGGCCGTCGACGTCTCCCCCGGAGGCGTCACGCCCGTCGCCGTGGCTCACGCCTATGGCTCTGCTTCCCCCTCTTGGGTTTTTTGTCCTTACGGACAGGCGCCGTCAGCCGTagcttcgcgttctctgtcaCCGTATCCGTTTTCCACGCCGCCGTTCTGCGGCTTCGCGCCCTTCTCGAGCCCCACGGGGCCCTGTACGCCCGCGCCGCCACTCTGGTGTTCGTACACCTCATCTGCCTGCGCGGCGGTGGGGCAGCCGGTGGGCGGGTCGCGCGGGAGGTCAGTCTCGCCGGAACGGCCGCAGAATGTCGccgcggagaagagcgaagccTCTCAAACCTTTGGGCAGGCAGACGAGGCGGTGCCAACCACTTGCGTCACGCCTTATGGATGGATCACATTTACGCCCTTTCCACCAAGGCACGAAAGCAGCAGACTCGCGCGCGAAGACGTGAAGCGGCGACGCCGTGAAGACCCCAAAGATCGTGGCGAAGAcgcacagagaaacgagacggCTGGGCAAAGGCTGCTCGAGGGGCGGGCCTCCCTGtcggctgcagagaaaggcaaggGCGCTGTTGTCGAGGGGGGCGAAGGCTGTCGTGTCTGTACCCTTCGAGGCAGTGAACGTGCGAGGACGCCGCAGGCTGTCTCGCTCGGTTCCTCGGCGTCGCTTGCGTTTCCCTGCCACGGCTTCGCTGGCGCTGCAtgccgcgcatgcaaggcCGAGCCGGGCAGCGGAGAGCAAAGGGTGTGCGAGCAGGGGGCTTCGTCTGGGTGGCCagtcgaaggcgagaagagtgGAACGGCGCACTCGAAGCGGCGGCCCTCTGGAACAGAGCTCCCCTTCGAGGTTTGGCCCACAGGCTTCCCCGGCGCCGGCCCCGTGGTCCCGAATGCCTTCCCTTCGCtgcccttctcgccgtttccTTACTTCTTCCTCCCTAGTTTCCAAAGCGTAGATTTCTTGTCTGCTCCCTCGGCACACTTTCCCCACCAAGTCTGCTCAGTGCCAGCTGCGCTTGGACTCCACGGGCGAGCGCCCTTGGGCCGGTCCGCCTCCAGCGACAGGCCTGCGTGGATGAGGTGCTCACCTTCCGAGGACTCCAGCGAAGATGTACAAGTTGACGGGGATGGCGGCGgggaaggcgcagagagactgGAAGCTTTCGaacgcgagcgaagagactCACGAGTCGCGGAACGGCTTGTAGAGACTGTTgaggtggagacggagacagaagtcgagaaggagaaggaggtgGCCGTGGCgccggcggagacagaggaggagatcAAGGCGGAGCagagtgaagaagggagagtcTATCGCCCTCGTCTGGACTCCCGGCGAATCGAGTTGCGGCCAGGAGGGCGGAAGAAGCCGTCGCGGAGgacgcctgtctccgagCCCGAAGGGCCGCTGCGAGTCGCTCCCTCCGCCGCAGACCGCGAGGCGggccaggagacagaggaggactGGAGAGACACTGTGGGGTGTTCCGAGAACCGCGAAGATGGCGTCGAGAGGCTGAAGCTGCCTCAGTGGCCCCGAGAAGCAGCCGGATCCGACAACTTATCCGCAGAGGAGGACAAGTCggacaacgcatgcaaaaggGGCTACGTGGTCCACCGTGCGCACCCTGCGGCCGGCTGCCaggctgcgtctctcctaGGGGTTTGCCTGTCGTCTCCGGTCGGGCGGTCGCCGCCGGGgtgcttgcatgcgcattCGCCATGTCCTTTTGCCTCGCCAGTTCCCTGCAGCTTCCTGCCGCCCAGTCCTGTCGGGTCGAACGTGCTTTTTCCGGCTCTTTTCCCAGGAGGTGTGCACCCGGGTCCTGTTTTTCCTGCGCACCTgcccctcttttctcccgtgGCTGGCTTCGCGGGTGCGGGTGCCGGGGCGCCTGCAGGGCCATCGGGTTTTTCCTTTGGATGCAGTCAGTCGCCTCGGCCGAATGCGTAG
- a CDS encoding SNF7 family protein (encoded by transcript TGME49_225108~Signal peptide predicted by SignalP 2.0 HMM (probability 0.982) with cleavage site probability 0.722 at residue 24~Predicted trans-membrane domain (TMHMM2.0):4-27), which translates to MRHALVASCVILCLLSAFLSSLYAATSQQEEPARCEEDALAGWGGSPSSGVCTPENTPEDLLSFPEEALSSADPILLDFLQHLRQLSPEQRRFLMSPYLPRRDRTPAAEKSPFQESAKLEFWKRACDALCRLRGSPFFSSAALARLLPSLLGAAACPWSLMDPQRLLDGLCSSGAVQRARELRQVYLATVRQASQEAQEMKTGRRAEKKCRTMFQSSSGNQAPAPQRASPLSPSRPQSPSPPSQPTLSSQSASPSFSASPSSAPPLSASSSSSSSLSPFSLFSSWCSASLWLEKAGPVCQRMYTQVDRVAQAAIASVFQKLRQTHGGEGEGSFGSVRTRKRRREDEKKRQLEEETEEGGEYICVAAMEELTAEFVRWLRTSAASREASLLEEEDSLHAEGERTTERTTFLLAEQSLLSFWTTRELAEDSSSSTLPFSVQCFLGYLLSRSSSSFFSPLSASSSSASASLRASLCVLPTSSIWPAASPSSDRRGEASEDESLSTARGPAAQEGRAGTAWRRLFPWLLRKSREERAQDDGGAVGFLKIVKFSFARHSEATITETEKSQALCRYAAQQLKASADRLRDKIAHLRQEALAAARAGDRKTAGHLLRFLKQVEGRRDEVELLLLQLENCLGRQARMRSMSVVADTLAGNEQVLKLHKRNSAALLGVAPETLETAIADTRDAQEKLQRAADAFRVFASPGVPPQTDDALNSELEDLERRALEEKTASLLSTLPAVPHALSPLSLSPRPASPRKVSPFLPRVARLANRKARVEQTERNIPVQRRTNLSCSALRRQVSSYRPQRRKTHVYHPSPRLSKHNQSPLPSALASPPPASLASALRHPPVFIGEGAQECPLGSCG; encoded by the exons ATGCGTCACGCATTGGTCGCTTCTTGCGTAattctttgtctcctgtctgcttttctttcctctctctatGCTGCGACCTCACAGCAGGAAGAACCTGCAAgatgcgaagaagacgcactCGCTGGCTGGGGGGGTTCGCCCTcttcaggtgtatgtacacctgaaaACACACCCGAGGATCTGCTGTCGTTTCCAGAGGAGGCGCTAAGCTCCGCAGATCCGATCCTCCTCGATTTCCTCCA GCATCTCCGTCAGCTGTCTCCTGAGCAGCGGCGCTTTCTGATGAGCCCATACTTGCCAAGACGCGACAGAACGCCTGCGGCTGAGAAAAGTCCTTTCCAAGAAAGCGCGAAACTCGAATTCTGGAAGCGA GCTTGCGACGCGCTTTGCCGGCTTCGCGGAagtccgtttttttcttcggctGCTCTCGCGCGGttgctgccttctcttctgggcGCTGCCGCTTGCCCCTGGTCTCTCATGG ATCCACAGCGACTCCTCGACGGTCTCTGCTCTTCGGGGGCTGTgcaaagagcgagagagttGCGACAAGTCTACCTCGCGACTGTGAGACAGGCGTCTCAGGAGGCACAAGAGAtgaagacaggaagacgcgcagaaaagaaatgtCGAACGATGTTTCAGTCTTCCTCAGGCAATCAAGCACCTGCCCCTCAgcgcgcttctcctctctcgccctctcgtCCTCAGTCTCCATCTCCACCCTCGCAGCCGACCTTGTCGTCACAGTCTGCGagtccttctttctctgcttctccctcttctgctcctcctctctccgcttcttcctcctcttcgtcctctctttctcctttctctttgttttcttcttggtgttctgcctctctctggctgGAGAAGGCTGGACCTGTGTGCCAGCGTATGTACACTCAAGTAGACAGGGTAGCCCAAGCTGCGATCGCTTCTGTTTTCCAGAAGCTGCGACAGACGCatggaggcgagggagaagggagtTTCGGCAGTGTCAGGACTCgcaagagacgcagagaagacgagaagaagcgacagctggaagaggagacagaggaaggcggcgaatACATTTGTGTAGCAGCAATGGAG GAACTGACAGCTGAGTTCGTTCGCTGGCTGCGGACTTCCGCGGCGTCGCGGGAAGCCAGTTTACTC gaagaagaagacagcctgcatgcagaaggcgagagaacgacagagagaacaacttTTCTCTTAGCTGAGCAGAGTCTGTTGTCTTTCTGGACAACTCGCGAGCTCGCCGAG GACTCCAGCTCTTCcactctccctttctccgtACAGTGCTTTCTAGGCTACCTTCTCagtcgttcttcgtcttcttttttttctcctctctctgcttcttcgtcctctgcctccgccAGTCTGCGTGCGAGTTTGTGTGTTCTGCCGACTTCGTCGATATGGCCtgccgcttcgccttcttccgaccgacgaggagaggcgagcgagGACGAAAGCCTCTCGACCGCGCGAGGACCTGCGGCGCAGGAGGGCAGGGCCGGGACTGCCTGGCGTCGGCTGTTTCCTTGGCTGCTGCGGAAGTCTCGCGAGGAGCGCGCACAAGACGACGGGGGCGCCGTCGGCTTTCTGAAAATCGTGAAGTTCTCCTTTGCCCGACACAGCGAAGCGACG ATCacggaaacggagaagagccaAGCGCTCTGTCGATACGCGGCGCAGCAGCTGAAGGCATCGGCAGATCGACTGAGAGACAA GATCGCCCACCTCCGACAGGAGGCGCTTGCGGCTGCGCGAGCTGGCGACCGCAAAA CGGCGGGgcatcttcttcgcttcctcaaACAGGTGGAAGGACGGCGAGACGAAGTTGAGCTTCTGCTCTTGCAG CTCGAAAACTGTCTGGGCCGCCAGGCTCGCATGCGGTCCATGAGCGTCGTCGCAGACACTCTCGCTGGAAACGAGCAAGTTCTGAAACTTCACAAAAG AAACAGCGCTGCGCTTCTGGGCGTCGCGCcggagacgctggagacGGCGATCGCAGACACACGAGATGCGCAGGAGAAACTTCAACGCGCGGCCGACGCCTTTCGagtcttcgcttcccccGGTGTCCCTCCACAG ACGGACGACGCGCTGAACTCAGAGTTGGAGgacctcgagagaagagcgctggaagagaaaacagcttctctcctctcaacGCTGCCGGCAGTTCCGCAtgcactgtctcctctctcgctgtcgccgcggcccgcctctcctcgcaaagtgtctccgtttctccctcgcgtcGCTCGGCTGGCGAATCGCAAGGCGCGAGTGGAACAGACTGAGAGAAACATTCCTGTCCAGAGGCGTACCAATTTATCTTGCTCTGCTCTGCGGAGACAGGTCTCGAGCTACCGCCCGCAGCGCCGGAAAACGCATGTCTACCACCCGTCTCCTCGTCTATCGAAACACAACCAATcacctcttccttctgctcttgcttctcctcctcctgcttctctcgcttctgcgttGCGGCATCCTCCCGTCTTCATCGGGGAGGGGGCGCAGGAATGTCCTCTTGGCAGCTGTGGCTAG